The Limanda limanda chromosome 13, fLimLim1.1, whole genome shotgun sequence region AAACGGAACtaagacaaagtaaaaacaaaaagttagcATCTAAACTCACGCGCTGTCTGTTctataattgattgattgattgattgattatttatttaagcctcggaaaacacattgaggaataagaccctcatttgcaatggtgccgagggtacaatgaagagttaatacattgaaagaaaaaaataaataaattagaatgaaataaatatgcacataaactacagtaatacaagggaaaaggtcataaacaatATTCTATCACTGATATGTACGGTAGATTCATTTAGAAGAACTCAGAAGTAGGTCATATGTTATTGTATGACACACATGTGGCGCAATCCATgtaatcaaatttaaaaacatgcacacataatGAATGTGCATTTCTTCATCCTATATAGATAATTAGCTATGACTTGATTTATATCTAGCATTATTGACCTGATTGGAGCAGGAGTGTGCTCCCTTTGGACATATTTAAAATTCAATCCATATTGTATTGATCTGAGCTACCTGAGGAAAATTGTCCAGTTTCAGCCACAAGCCACAGATATTAAAAGATGGAATCACTATTTTCAATCTGAGTCTTTTCAAAAAAACTGTGTTGTGTAAATGGCCATTGCCTTTTTGTCTGTGCAGGAGTTACAGGGAGTCCATGGTGACCAACTCGCCAGCCTACAGTTGACTGGTGTCGGTCTGTTTACAGCTCTGGCCGTCCTCCTCCCAGCCCCCCTGACCCCAGGAAACACATATCCTCATCTCAATTTCAGTTCTATCACTTATACAGCAGGACATGTATTAAATCAGAGTCATCAATGTGTTGCTAAATTAATAAAAGATAGTGAAGCCATACGAGTACTGTACCTGTAATCAGCAGGTCTCCATGGTCGTCTGGAAGCATCCACAGATTCGCTCAAATTGATAAACTGATGCAGTACACATAAACCCAGGAGCAAATGAATAGATACACTCATGTTGATGATTGAGTATACCTATGCCTTAAGATTAAAAAGCCACATCACACAAACAGGTGATGTGATCCTCTGCGAAGTTGTACCACTGCACTCTTGACCAACCACAGTGAATGATTGATTGAAGAGTAAACACATGCTATTACAACAGTTTGGGattttttgtgttgtatttactCCCACTCTCCAACTCAATAAACACTGCAGTCCATCAGAACATgtcccaaaacacaaacacttcctgACACCCGACGGCTCAAACTGAAACACGGGCCTTTTCTCTCAGACAAAGGAAATTAAATCATCcactgaataaaaaatatattcatatttttaatacTATGTCTATCAGTagtttgattaaaaatgttaGCCTACCAGTaggttattattgttattattattattattattaatactattattattgttatcattattataggTAGTATTAGCAGTGTCAGTTATAGTAATATTAGTATAATAAGTagtactgttattattattattcaatcacactttatttgtacagcaaAGTTAAAACATGTTAGGGAATTAAAGTAATGAACTATTACCTTTGTCAAggaattttgtttgtttgtttgatttatttgtttgtgtgtcccaATCTGTTCTTTATTGTTGAAgtaaattcttcttcttcttcttcttcttcttcttcttcttcttcttgactgCGTATTATTAATAAATCCCTATTGTTATTCATACCTATCTCGCTAAGTGGCTGTGGACGCTTCTGATTCGTCGGTCAGACGAGGTGAGCGCGCACGTAGGTCACGCGCGCCACACAAGTGCGTCACGCGCACGGCGGCGCTCTCAAATTGTTTGTTGTGGCCTCATCGTGCGTGTGACAAGCTGCTGAGGTTCAGAGACATCCACAGGATCTGGTCCCAGGAGATGAGAGCTCTCCCCCGGCGCGCGGTCTGAACAGGGATGAACTCGAGGAGCCACGATGGAAGAGGTAAAAGTCTGCggagtctctgaggaaactttCAGCTGATTGAGCTTCTAGCTCCAAGTTCCCTCACCCTGCACATTTAAGCTCATAATTCAAGTTAACCGTCCCTCACCTGATCTTTGTACTTGTTAGTTCTTAGAATATTAAAGGTTCTATCCACTAATCGTCGTTTATGGCCATGGTAGGTAGTTGTAGTTTTATTTGCTTTCAGCCTCAGTACAATGGAGGGTGCTCACACCAAAATTGGACTGTAGCTGTGGTTTAAgaaggatagttcacccaaaattgAAAAATGTACTCATTATCTAATGAGTCACCACTGTGCTGATAATGGAGGGGTGGCTGAAgtgcacaaaacacttttggagttacAGGGGAAATGAgaattgcagccaaatccaaagcAATTTGGACAATTTAAGCCCCAACATTCAGATTCGACTTGAAACAAGGGCATTTACACATGGCATTTACTCAATGTGGAGGAGGATCACAGAATTTAGAACGTTAAGGCTAAAAGTATGGTTTAAATGATGCCACTctgagtcgaatttgaatgtctggGTGCGGAAACTTCGAGTTATGCAAGTATGGAagatttttttatgtctttttcactgttgtattggatttggctgtaacgatgtttacccctgaaactccagaagtgtgttgtggactcaaagacttcacccacccctccatcagcactgtggtgaggagataatctgagggttttttttatttttcgggtgaactatcccttgaaCTGCCAGCAGTTGACATTATGTTATGAAGcttaatgattattttaatttctgattCATCTGGTAAGTGTGTTATTGGTAAATCAGATAATTGTGAACGTTTTAACATGAGATTAGGTACAACTTGCAGATTAAGGACACCAGCAAACACTTGcatataaaaattataaaattacaggattttattattttttatttaaaaagtaactcaaaacaatacatttattaaatgtatCAATATTTTGGTGCTTAATTTTGGTCGACCAACTTATCAACAATGAATAGTTGCAGCTGTACCAGTTTTCTAGAGAGAGATTTACCAAAGACTAATCTCACTCGACTCAGTTAAGTTGGTTGTAAAAAcaggatataaaaaaaaactagataCCTGCAGGGAGTGTTGAACGTTTTCAGTAATTTTGATAAGTCAACCCTTAAATGATGTGTTAGAATCAGAGCTTTCACTCCAAAACCTTCTCCCTTAAGTAAATTGTCTGTGAAAGTTGTAGCTATTTCTGATACGCTGCTTGAATCAGATACTCCAATGTTCAAAAAGGGCATTTCAGGAAATATGGggagctttttaaaaacattaaacactTTTAAAGTTTGATTATCAACTTCAGTTAAGCTACATTGAACAGGATTCACTCATTAACCCCAGCTCCTCGGTGTGGAAGGTAGATTTAAAGGTTGTAGCTGTTTCTGTTAACGTAATgattcatgattttttttttttaggaggGGGCAATCAACTTCAAAGCTCTGAGGGCCAAGTTTCAGGAAGAGGCCCGTCTGGCTCAATCCAACAACAGACGGCCAGCTGTTGCTGAGAaacccaaacatcttccacctcCTGGAGGACACTGCAGCTCCGTGGTTAGCAGTATCGGTATTGCTGGGGAAAGCAAGGTACCGGTGGGTCCCAGGGTCTTTTACCGAGATGGGCTGCAGGCATCTGGAGGCAAGCGACCAATTTCCTTTTCACCACCGCCTCGGCCGACATCCCCCACGTCCAAGCTCACCAACGGAGACAGCACAACAAGGCAATCCCTCAAAGAGCGACACATGCCTCAGGTGCTTCCTGCCTTCCCTGTAAAAGAGCAGAAAATAGAAGCACCAGTCAGAAAGGAGCCCAAACCGGAACCAGAGTCACAAAAAGAAGTCCTGCCGCAAACTAAAATCAAGAAGAAGGGTTTGCTGCTTCCTTTCAAGTCAGTCAAAGCATCAAAAGTCAGTGCAGAAAATGGAGTGGAGCCCGCTTATGCTGATTTGACCATGAGACCCTCCAGTGCTCCTGGCGAGTTGCCCTCAATGGCGAGACAGACCACAGAAGAAGACATCTCAGTTCAAAGTGATCACTCAACTGTCGAGTGGCCCCTTTCAAGCCCAGATATGGGGATCACCCCCCCTTCTTCAGAGACAAGCGGCGATTCGGACAACAGAATCCTTAGCACCTTGGAGAGGGCCAAGAGAAAGTTCTCACGCCGGCAGATGTTGTTTTCCATGAAACCAAAGAGCCTGCATTCCCCTGACTACGCATCAAGAGACAAGGCGTTCCCTTTGCCACCGAAGTACGTACTCAGTTTTGAGCCTGACCTCCCTGTACCCCCACCCGTCTGCTTGCCACACATGGCCTGTATTTCAGCGCGGCCTTTCTTCAAAGCCAACAACTCTACACATAGTAAGCTTTACTCgagaacaaaaaacactttttttacaTACCTCTTACACTGTTTATTCAGTACAATTTTCTTATGCTATTGCAATATTTGTTTTCCAAATGTCCAGAGCCTGCATTCACTAAGCAGTTGGGCAGGGATCGAGCTGCATGTCCCTCTGTGAGGACGACTGAACCTCATTCACCGTCTGCTCCTCCAAAGAAACCTCTACCTGACCTGAGCTCTCTGGGAAGACAGCCAGCAAGGCCCCCCAGACCTCCATTAGTAGACCTTAGCTGCCACCATCTACCCACAGCCCATGGTACTGTATGTGAACTTAGCATTCTTTTCCCATTTCCCCAGCTCTTCTCTGTATTTCACTTTTGTGGCCACAGACTGAAGGATATTAAAGCAAAAGTTGTGTTTTACTTGGACATCAGCGACTGTGTTTTAGCAATAATACAGTTTACATTATCCTTATTTTTAGAAAGGACGAGCATCTGTTCAAGTGCtgattttagtttcttttttatagTTGTGCCACCAGGTCTTAGCCAAGCTGCAACTGAAGAGCCAGAGTTTGAGCTCCCATCCGTCCCCAACCCTGTGCTGGACGTTCCAGAGTTTACACAGTTTGAGATTCCAGAAAttgaagcagcagagggagaaGCTGTCGATATTGCTGCGCTCGAATTGGAGTCTTTAGACTTTGTCATCTCTGACCTGCCCTTACCAGTTGACTTTGATGTCCCAGATTTTGAGGCTTCCCAGCCTGATTTATTAGGTTGTGATCCCACAGAGCCCAGCGTGAGCTCCCTCACCCAAGATCTGAACATCGGCAGTCAAAATATAATCCTGCTCGATCCAGCCAGCTTCCCTGAACCAATAAACTTTTCAGATTTCCAAGAGCCTGCTCCGCCGGGGCAGTGGTCTCAGAGTGAGGAGGCGATCGCaccccctctttctccctctcacactGATGAGACTGATCTGGGAGCTGCTGAGAGCCACTCGGTCCCAGAGGAAACGGAGCTTAGTAGCCATGCAGACATGAATGATGGTATTCAGACACAACCGAGGTGAGTTGAGCTGCATCTGGAATCACAATttctacctctgccaaggaggttatgttttcacctctgttcCATTTGTCAAGGTTACACAAAACTACTGCACAGATTACCAGTCAACTTTATTATCACTTTCTTTAGTATTGCtagatgtttatgttttattttaaattttcacCTATATCCCAGGGAttaattcatgggtcttgataGAATAAAATCTAGAATTTGCCATTCTAGTTGTCAATGTTTTTTCAGACCACtaatttgattgatttcctCCCTTCCAGTGCTACTAAACAGGACAGTTACTATGAAGCATGTGACAATGTGTACGAAGATGTTGAAAACCTCAACAAAGCTACTTTTGGTCAGAACTCTCGTAAACGCAGAGCTGGTCTGAAGAGTAAGAGAATTGTCATTTTTAAATAGATTCTTTGTTGTGGCAGAGATTAATTTGTCTATTTTGACtacagtgttaatatttttttttacagatccATATGCTGACCACCAAAAAATGGTAACTcctatttaaatatatttgtgctTATCATTTTAGTGAGAATCCCAATGTGCAATGGATAAATAATCTGTTTTGCTCTTTTAACAATCATCTGTGGTAaattataaatctgtttatttcaaGAAGGAGGAGGCGTCCCTAAACATATGGCCGAGGAATCTATggtatgtctttttttttctccaaacatTTAAgtcctgtgttgtgtcattGACATTGCTTTTTGCCAGATGAGAGGCAGCCATTGATTTTTCTCCTACTGTGGTAATCAAACTGCAGGGCCACTGTATCAGGAGAACATGCTCACTCGGCCTATAATCACGTCCACAGGTATGTCAGACATGTCATCCGTCACTCACTGATGTTGTGATTAAAAACAGACCGGTCCAAAACCTGATCCCGGTGTTTTCATGTTGAAATTtccttttgtttcctttttattcagttattttGCTCACATGTGGTTCCACTTATATTTCAGGTGGCGAATGTAAACATTATGGAAAATGTGCTCCACTTTTTTTGCCAGTGAATAGTCTGATTTGTTTTCAGTAAGGACCGCCAAAGCCCCAACACTGCTGACTGTAAAGaacagaagaagagggagaagcaTCGTtttgagaaggagaaaaaggagcaaaaagagagggagaaaaaggaaaatgaaatgaaaaagaagttCAAGGTGAGTCGGGAATAGTTTTGCCTTGGTGTGAATAAATTCTTTGTGTGGAGCTGTGTCTTTGTCAGTCTTTTGTCATAGTATCAAAAGGCAGTAACATTTTTAAGGCTATAATTATATTCCCCTGATTAGAATTGGGCCAATTGATGTGCGAAGCTATTCTGAAATCAGTCCACGGCCactcttttctttattcaatGTTAAATTTCCCTCTGTAGGTGACAGGTGGGGAGGAGCCCATGTACCACGCCAAGGTGATGGTGGCCAGTAAAGTCCGCAAGCATGACCTGTCTGTGAAGAGCGGGGACACGGTCAGCATCATCCGCACCACGAACTGCCCCAAAGGCAAATGGTTGGCTCGAGACGAAGACCTCAAGTGTGAGTTTGGacttattgtgtattttatcattttaatgtgATCACTTcccttaaaaaatgttttatatatgaaaatatttgaattcgataaagaaaaaaaaacatgtcttggTTGTTGATTTGAAGCTGTTTGGTAGACATCATGTCCCCCAGAATAAATTAAATCTATGGCTGTTATGAAAGGTCACTCATGCGTGTCAAAGTTACAGGTACACAGGTTACAGGCAAGAGGATGATAGCATTATAGTATAGAAAGCATTGTATGCCTTTTGTAGGTACATGCACAACTGCAGCGGAAGCTATGAGGTCTGACGGTCTGCGTGGGCAGTAGAAACGTAATGGATAGCAtgagcaagcacacacacagctataaAATGCAGCAGCGGAGCAAAATACCTAGTCAGAGATCTCtgatgttattatgagaagtgtgGAAATGTTAATGGTTGATTATGAAACTGTGAAAGCATAAATTAGAATGTGGAGGGCTGCCTCAGTGTAGAGAATTAATGGGAAACGGTGATAGAATTGATTGTTCCTCTGGCTTTTTCAGATGGTTATATTTCAGTCATGAATGTGGAGCTAAATATCAAGGAGATGCTGGAACTTGGGAAGAAGGCCCAAGCTGCAGGACGAGGAGGAAACCAGGACGGAGACACCATCAGCATTGACAGCAGGTACTGGGCAGGTCACTGATTAACACTTAGAGCTCCTTAAAAGAAACATCTGGGACAAATATCACTCACTATCACTAACAatgaatatttgttatttttaaattttcaaGATTTTTTGATGAACACGATGAGCTCAAAGCTATAGAACTAACAGTAAAAAATGGATGAACACGCACCTTATTGTACCAGGAGTTGTccatgttggacatataattggcaCCTCAGTGAAAATTGTTGCCCCTTTATGGACCCGATTCAGGAAAAATCCTAGATTTGCCACAGTTTAAAACTACTATAACactttacatatttatattatcTTTCAATTTCATTCacgtcttttttttaacatacaGAAACAtatcaaatgtatattttaaccattttaaaAGACAGCTTTTTAATGTTATTCCTCATTCTTTTTATAtcataaacacaaaacatggaTTATTTTCCATAAACTGAATGAGATTTAACTTGGAGGGTTAATGCAGCCTGCCATGTGTCACTGATTAGACTTAACATTGACCTTTTTTTTGCACTATTATTGTCAGTCAAGTTTCTCCCTGTCAGCATCTTAAAAGGAAATTGTTATTTAAATCTGCTACCTTTTGTAAGATGTATATCCAAGCTTGTCAGTCCATCAGTATGTGTCAATATTAACTGTCTGTCACCATtcgtttgtctttgttttgcagATCCTCCAGTCACCCTGTGCTAACAAGTAGCTGTAAGTGTCAATAGGCTCTGCTGCACAGTGGGTGTTTGCACTGTCACCTCCCAACCCCTGTAAACCTTGCATGCTTGATCATTTCGACGTGATAAATGCAGAACAAAGAATTTGACTAGCTGTTATTATGTATAGACATGTTGACAAGTTGCCATGTGTTTGACAGCAATGTGTTATTTCGCGATTGTAAGGGAATTCCATGTAGGCTGAGGGTTTCAGCTGCCAACTCTCTATCATCAGCAAGCACACTGTGTTTAATCAAACTAATTTGTTTCCCACAGTCACAGATGACAGCGAGGAGTGGGCCTGTGAAGACGAGACTCTCTCGCCCTCCAACGAAAGCCAGTAAGACTGAAGTTTATCTTCCTTTGCTGTGGCTCAGCAATGCTTTTTTCTTTGAAGAATGACAAACCATGATCCACATGAAAAGTCGTTTTTAAGTTATTCCATCTGAGATTGATTACTCATGACGCATAAtgtgtttaattgttttctttctctttattttgtgTAGTAGTTTTCCCCAGCAGACCTCGTCCATGTCGGAGATGTGTaagtatcaatcaatcaatcaatcaagttttatttgtatagcccacattcacaaataacaattcgtctcatggggctttaacattgtgtgacatcctctgtccttaaccctcaacaagagtaaggaaaaactactaaaaacccttttcacaggtaaaaatatgtagaaacctcagagagagccacatgtgagggatccctctctcaggacggacagaagtgcaatagatgtcaggtgtaagaaaacatcatcaggatttttagcagcatccattaggctaaacatttttcaatactatgtgtcaggcagtcccgctgcaatcacagtctctggccagcagccagcaagaccacgatccagcatcaggatgggatccactataatccacagtcattgtccaccgccgccagttagaatccattatcagctgccgcctcggtcgtggtccctcatcatccgatgccaacgcgacaaaggatcctccattacaacgacgatcagctggcacgatacagaatccaccgaactggatccaccattgcgacctccgacacgcgatccacaatcataatccatggtgcggccacagctgtggccctgcatccgcgggcgctaaggcacagaaactccgggaaaaggggtcaagttagtaacatgtactgatcagataagaattatcttgatgtgataaatatggagaaaaggaaggagaagcaggaaagagaagctccgtgtgtcttgtgtcataaattccctgtgcgtcttagcatcatcaggggtttttgccatttaatcaaatttggaacatcgcacaaattagctctaactataagctttataaaaaaggaaggttttgagtctacttttaaacgaacagagcgtgtctgcctccctaactgaaagtgagagattattccacagcagtgggtcttgatggctaaaagctctggctcctactctacttttagagactttagggacaacaagtaaacctgagttctgggatcggagtgctctagtaggttgatatggaactaacatctctttaaggtaaagaggtgccatatcattaagggccttgaaggtgaggaggagaattttaaattctattctagatttaacaggaagccagtgtagcgatgctaatactggagaaatgtgctctcttttcttagttctcgtcaggacacgtgctgcggcatttttgaccagctgcagagtctttaacgacttgctgctggagcctgataataatgaattacaatagtccagtctcgatgtaacaaaggcgtggactagtttttctgcatctttttgcgaaaggacatgtctgatttttgagatattacgcaagtggaaaaacgcggtcctagaaattacttttaagtgactattaaaggacaaatcaggatcgaagatcactcccaagttcctgactgtgtcattggaagcaagggcaatgtcatctagcgcagtgGTTTAAAGGGAAATGCCAGCTCTGCCTGTGGTTGCTTTGTTTTACGTTGACATATGGAACACTGTAACATTCATTTGATGTGCCCCTGCCATTTCCTCACCCGCTCCCCCTCCATCTTACTGTCATTGCATAACTCAACCCCTCCACCGCTCTCCAGCTTGTAGCCATGTCAGCGCCCAGCACACTCTCAGCGATGCCAACCTGGAGgacctacacacacagtaagTCTCCGTACACACAGGTGACAAAGCAGATACCATGGCAGGTTTGTCTTTTATGTCCACATTTAGAAATATGTCTACATTCACCCCATAACATGATAATAATTATGAATATATGCATATTTGAGGGGCAATAACATTTTAGATAGTTTCCCTTGAGTCTTGCACTGTAGAGGCCAAAGACAATCGTTTTTGGGAtgtaatgaaacaaacaaagaagcCACATCAAAGAAAATCCCAGATATAAATTTTACTATCATATCATGAAGAAAAGCAGCAGTAATTGGAGTAATGAACCTTGACGTGGTTTGCCAGCAGCcgaacaaataataataaaccaaacaaagtaGTAGTAGCTCTTTTTTTAATAGCTCAAACAAGCAAATTTAGATCCTTGCATGAAAAATTACCGTTTGGGTTTGAAAAAAATAAGCAGAATATATTGGAGTAATTGATTCGTCATAATCTGTTTACAAATGGAAATTGATGTGACTGATGCCAAAAAAGCTCAACCAGAGTCCAAACCCATTCACTCACCATAAAGTCGGATATGATGATATttggttaaattaaaaaatatcctTACAGTGTTATTCAACACTGTCTGCATCTACAAATCGGgccatttttagtttttttctacGATGCTCGGAGGGATGCTCTTTGAAATCAGTCTCTCGCTGTGGTATCGCCACCGTTAGCCTTAGTATTCCTGTGCAGTACATATATATTTAGTATGATACAACGAAGCGGCAAACCTCAAAAATCGGAATCGGCAcctctgaagctgctttcaggcaCGCATTGAACCCCGGACATTTTCTTGGAATTTTTTAGCGGAGTTGTATTTGAAAACGCAAATGTTAGACTCAGTTAATCCAGACATTTTCTCAAACATTTCCTGCAAGCCCCAGAGTAAAATGTTCAAGTGAGCCAATTTGAGAATACAGCAAAcccaaaaagaacacaaatatctgaaaGACAAAGATTCAATGTCCTGGATGTCCTGGACACTATtcagttgttgtgaatgtgaaacaaacagaaaatgtccaAACCCAATTTTTTAACCTTTTCCCATCTGAGCTTTCGAAACACTGATCGtcataaactttaaaaatcTAGAATTTAAATCCGGAGCACTGTTCTGGATTGTACTGGTGTTCctcgccccctgcaggtcatTAACAAGTACAAAATGAGTTGTAGGAATATAGAATGAGTTTGTTGTCTTGATTCTTTTAGGACCAGACATGAAGCCCTGCAGAAACTGGCCATCTTCTTCCAACACACCAAAGATGAATTTGTTGAGGCTGATGATGTTGGAGGAAAAACCCCCACAAAGTACAGTCTTCTCTTTTCACGAAACATtagttagtttaaaaaaaaacctgtaagTAATAGaaacatcttttctttttctgtcctgTTTAAAGTGCTGAACCACCAGGTGAGTTTACAGACTTCaacccccttttttttatttttattttttttcatgacTGCACTGTTGTCACCACTTCTGTCGCACTCACTGATACTGGTGAAGCTAAGAGGACACCCCTCAAAGATCACTGAAAGGACACTGGAGTCTAAGCACTGGTTGGCGTCTCGCCTGTCATGGGAAATAAACTGTGAGGAACCTTTATCTGTTTAAAGTGACCTGGAGACATGATGTTGGACATTTTGCAGGGACAGTGGTTCAAAGTTCATGTTACCTCTTGTATCTTCTTGTCTTTGTCCCAGATTTCTTGTGTGCTGTTGCGGAGCCTCCAAATCTGTAAGTGTTGAGTCTCCTTCTAATGAAGCTCAGCTCCATTTGATCTATGTTTGTATTCGTGGAGTACTTGTAGATTTTGGCAAAGAAGTGCTCGCAGTACTTGAGGTTATCTGGCATCCCCTGACATGAACTGTAATGTTCTACTATGTTTTGTACGATAGTGAAAAGGAGGTCGACTTCACCGAGCTGGAACTCCTTCCTCCCCCACCACTATACGCTGACACCTACTGATTACCTCACCGGCTAAAACTTCAGCCGGACTCCTGGTGTTGATGCTGTGAAGAAGATCTGCCATTGGGACGTGTTTACCGTGAACTTCAACATCTATTTTAACTTCAGTTgggcaaagaaaagagaaaacaatatCATGTATGAGAAATGAAGCTGCTGATGTGACTGCATTCAATCCAAATGTCACTTTGTTGTCACTGTTGTGTTctgcactttttctttttctgaagtTGCTGTTAAAAAGAGCAAACTGCACAAAATAAGTCACTGTGCTTCAATCACAACTGTTCACTTGTCGCTCGTGTTTAAGAATATGTTCTTTGCATTTGGATTTTCTCCGGTTTGTCTGTTACATCTAATAAATATTTCTCATTGACTAATGCTTCTGATATATTTTTACCACATGGCTTGCGTTTCCCACTGGTAAAGTTGCTATACAACTCAAACTGCCATAAACCTACATTATGTACAGTTATCCACTCTTAACTAATGCAAAAAGATTATAGACCCTTCCTTTAATCTTTCTTGTAATTAACTTAACTCactatttttgttttgtaaagttAGGTACATAATCTGAGTCTTACTAGTATTTTGTAATGGTAGGGATGTAACAAAATGCATTTACTTTGCAGCTGGTACTTTTCACTTACCTTCGAATATATCTGTTTTCCACACTGCATTTTACAACAGTCAGGAATGGATTTGGAAGAGGCCACCGCAGAGACTCGGCCATTATATAATACGACTGCAAGAATTCAATGGCATCTTCTGCAgctccttttttttgttaatatgACAAAGGCTGTCGtattgtttgtattaaactattTATACAGTAGGCACAGTTCATTGCTATAGATTGTTACATCGGGCGAATATGCAACATTGCAAGTACTTTTGGCACTTAAagcatatttaaaagcaagtacttatttaaagtaaaaaagaacAATGGATACTTTTACTGAGGTCGATTTTTACCTCGGCTTGGGATGTGATGATTTCATCTATGATTGTTTGCCTTGGTCAGCAGTTTTACACAAGACagttgtcactttttttttaccttgtgaGATTGACAACTTCAGGAATTAACAAGGGAATATTTCATAGATTATGATGGAAAAAATCCG contains the following coding sequences:
- the si:ch211-188c16.1 gene encoding uncharacterized protein si:ch211-188c16.1 isoform X2 yields the protein MEEEGAINFKALRAKFQEEARLAQSNNRRPAVAEKPKHLPPPGGHCSSVVSSIGIAGESKVPVGPRVFYRDGLQASGGKRPISFSPPPRPTSPTSKLTNGDSTTRQSLKERHMPQVLPAFPVKEQKIEAPVRKEPKPEPESQKEVLPQTKIKKKGLLLPFKSVKASKVSAENGVEPAYADLTMRPSSAPGELPSMARQTTEEDISVQSDHSTVEWPLSSPDMGITPPSSETSGDSDNRILSTLERAKRKFSRRQMLFSMKPKSLHSPDYASRDKAFPLPPKYVLSFEPDLPVPPPVCLPHMACISARPFFKANNSTHKPAFTKQLGRDRAACPSVRTTEPHSPSAPPKKPLPDLSSLGRQPARPPRPPLVDLSCHHLPTAHVVPPGLSQAATEEPEFELPSVPNPVLDVPEFTQFEIPEIEAAEGEAVDIAALELESLDFVISDLPLPVDFDVPDFEASQPDLLGCDPTEPSVSSLTQDLNIGSQNIILLDPASFPEPINFSDFQEPAPPGQWSQSEEAIAPPLSPSHTDETDLGAAESHSVPEETELSSHADMNDGIQTQPSATKQDSYYEACDNVYEDVENLNKATFGQNSRKRRAGLKNPYADHQKMKEEASLNIWPRNLWATVSGEHAHSAYNHVHSKDRQSPNTADCKEQKKREKHRFEKEKKEQKEREKKENEMKKKFKVTGGEEPMYHAKVMVASKVRKHDLSVKSGDTVSIIRTTNCPKGKWLARDEDLKYGYISVMNVELNIKEMLELGKKAQAAGRGGNQDGDTISIDSRSSSHPVLTSSFTDDSEEWACEDETLSPSNESHSFPQQTSSMSEMSCSHVSAQHTLSDANLEDLHTQTRHEALQKLAIFFQHTKDEFVEADDVGGKTPTKFLVCCCGASKS
- the si:ch211-188c16.1 gene encoding uncharacterized protein si:ch211-188c16.1 isoform X1, coding for MEEEGAINFKALRAKFQEEARLAQSNNRRPAVAEKPKHLPPPGGHCSSVVSSIGIAGESKVPVGPRVFYRDGLQASGGKRPISFSPPPRPTSPTSKLTNGDSTTRQSLKERHMPQVLPAFPVKEQKIEAPVRKEPKPEPESQKEVLPQTKIKKKGLLLPFKSVKASKVSAENGVEPAYADLTMRPSSAPGELPSMARQTTEEDISVQSDHSTVEWPLSSPDMGITPPSSETSGDSDNRILSTLERAKRKFSRRQMLFSMKPKSLHSPDYASRDKAFPLPPKYVLSFEPDLPVPPPVCLPHMACISARPFFKANNSTHKPAFTKQLGRDRAACPSVRTTEPHSPSAPPKKPLPDLSSLGRQPARPPRPPLVDLSCHHLPTAHVVPPGLSQAATEEPEFELPSVPNPVLDVPEFTQFEIPEIEAAEGEAVDIAALELESLDFVISDLPLPVDFDVPDFEASQPDLLGCDPTEPSVSSLTQDLNIGSQNIILLDPASFPEPINFSDFQEPAPPGQWSQSEEAIAPPLSPSHTDETDLGAAESHSVPEETELSSHADMNDGIQTQPSATKQDSYYEACDNVYEDVENLNKATFGQNSRKRRAGLKNPYADHQKMKEEASLNIWPRNLWATVSGEHAHSAYNHVHSKDRQSPNTADCKEQKKREKHRFEKEKKEQKEREKKENEMKKKFKVTGGEEPMYHAKVMVASKVRKHDLSVKSGDTVSIIRTTNCPKGKWLARDEDLKYGYISVMNVELNIKEMLELGKKAQAAGRGGNQDGDTISIDSRSSSHPVLTSSFTDDSEEWACEDETLSPSNESHSFPQQTSSMSEMSCSHVSAQHTLSDANLEDLHTQTRHEALQKLAIFFQHTKDEFVEADDVGGKTPTNAEPPDFLCAVAEPPNLEKEVDFTELELLPPPPLYADTY